The Spirosoma radiotolerans genome has a window encoding:
- a CDS encoding HTTM domain-containing protein: MVNYFRNTTSSAPLAVFRLLFGLMLFGSIIRFWSKGWIAELYIQPHYFFPFYGFEFVKPLGSHTYELFAVCGLSALLVAIGLFYRAAIISLFLSFTYIELIDKSTYLNHYYFTSMVCLLLAFLPAHAYFSVDAYRRRSLAADQIPAWCLDSLKLLITILYVYAGLAKLNSDWLLNALPLRIWLPAHNDVPLIGFLFNYAWVPVAFSWFGCLYDLSIPFLLWYRPTRPWAYVAVVVFHGLTAFLFPIGMFPYIMIVTALIFFSPGFHLTIIRQVSHWLTIPATFLFTHRTYVYQPAAATAIRLFLGLFFVVQLLFPFRYLLYPGELFWTEQGYRFSWRVMLMEKAGYAQFTVTDNAGHRTIVNNTEFLTPLQEKMMATQPDMLLQYAHILRDYYAQHGFQQPAVYVDSYVALNGRLGRPLIDPKTNLAIQQDSFTHKEWITSFHDNIYGF, translated from the coding sequence ATGGTAAATTATTTTCGCAACACAACCTCTTCGGCTCCGCTGGCCGTTTTCCGGCTCCTGTTTGGATTGATGCTCTTTGGGAGCATTATCCGTTTCTGGAGTAAAGGATGGATTGCCGAATTATATATTCAACCGCATTACTTTTTCCCCTTTTACGGCTTCGAATTTGTTAAACCGCTTGGCTCTCACACGTATGAGCTATTTGCTGTTTGTGGACTTTCGGCGCTACTGGTAGCCATCGGTCTGTTTTATCGCGCGGCCATTATAAGTCTTTTTCTGAGCTTCACCTACATTGAACTGATCGACAAAAGCACGTATTTAAACCATTACTATTTCACAAGTATGGTTTGTCTGCTGCTGGCTTTTCTGCCTGCCCACGCTTATTTTTCAGTAGATGCGTACCGGCGTCGGAGTTTGGCCGCCGACCAGATACCAGCCTGGTGTCTCGACTCGCTGAAACTGCTGATCACCATTCTGTATGTGTACGCGGGACTAGCCAAGCTCAATAGTGATTGGTTGCTGAATGCACTACCCCTCCGTATCTGGTTACCAGCCCACAATGATGTTCCGCTTATCGGGTTTTTATTCAACTACGCCTGGGTACCTGTCGCGTTTAGCTGGTTTGGGTGTTTATATGACCTAAGTATTCCATTCCTGCTTTGGTATCGCCCAACGCGGCCTTGGGCCTATGTGGCCGTTGTGGTGTTTCATGGTTTAACCGCGTTTCTGTTTCCCATCGGGATGTTCCCGTACATCATGATCGTGACAGCGCTGATCTTTTTCTCGCCCGGCTTCCACCTGACCATTATCCGCCAGGTAAGCCATTGGCTGACGATACCGGCCACTTTTCTCTTCACCCACCGAACGTACGTGTACCAACCTGCCGCAGCTACCGCGATCCGTCTGTTCCTGGGCCTTTTCTTTGTGGTTCAACTGCTTTTCCCATTCCGCTATCTACTCTATCCCGGCGAATTATTCTGGACCGAGCAAGGCTATCGCTTTTCGTGGCGGGTGATGCTGATGGAAAAAGCGGGTTACGCGCAGTTTACAGTAACAGACAACGCCGGGCACCGAACCATTGTGAACAACACGGAATTTCTGACGCCTTTACAGGAAAAAATGATGGCTACCCAACCGGATATGTTGCTGCAATACGCGCATATACTCCGGGATTATTACGCCCAGCATGGATTTCAGCAACCGGCCGTATACGTCGATTCCTATGTGGCGCTCAACGGCCGGTTGGGACGCCCATTGATTGACCCAAAAACGAATCTGGCTATCCAGCAGGACTCATTTACCCACAAAGAGTGGATCACCTCCTTCCATGACAACATTTACGGTTTTTAA
- a CDS encoding PAS domain-containing protein, whose translation MNFSGPYDKQIAAQYRPSLCTPLMAGWEFRQRPVAFVGDAGWRALAKAHDWALTAPIRHDLLSDTWTLVITDTDQVIQYVNSGFEKMTGYATYEAIGRKPNFLQGESTSPKVRQRIREAIKQRKSISEVVLNHRKDESPYWCQLIIRPIMNRQKEVVNFIAFEKEVPFDESYIDH comes from the coding sequence TGGACCATACGACAAACAGATTGCTGCCCAGTACCGGCCATCCCTGTGCACGCCCCTGATGGCCGGTTGGGAGTTCAGGCAACGGCCAGTTGCATTTGTTGGGGATGCCGGATGGCGGGCCCTGGCGAAAGCGCATGACTGGGCCTTAACGGCTCCCATTCGGCATGATTTGTTAAGCGATACATGGACGCTTGTGATCACGGATACCGATCAGGTGATACAATACGTAAACTCGGGATTTGAAAAAATGACGGGTTACGCAACTTACGAAGCTATTGGCCGCAAACCCAATTTTTTGCAGGGCGAATCCACTTCCCCAAAGGTCCGTCAACGCATTCGGGAAGCCATTAAGCAGCGGAAATCAATTAGTGAGGTGGTCCTTAACCATCGAAAAGATGAGTCACCGTACTGGTGCCAGCTCATTATCCGGCCAATTATGAACCGGCAGAAAGAGGTCGTCAACTTTATTGCCTTCGAAAAGGAGGTTCCCTTTGATGAGTCTTACATCGACCACTAA
- a CDS encoding imelysin family protein, producing MTRNSWKRVGFVCVFVSALWACSGGGSDNPAPVTPTTPSDQAGSDRKAMLTNIADNIILPSYANFKTKFELMLTKSDAFAAKPDKAALTDLRQAWADAYTEWQKVELFDVGPAEQNTLRNFFNIYPTSVTGIEEYVAAGSGSFDVPASYPKQGFPALDYLINGLGATDDAIVARYTTAADAAKRLAYLKRLTAQMNTQFTTVYTAWTTGGYRDTFINCTALNAGCSTSKLVNGFVLNYERYIRSGKFGIPSGAMTNGTPAPDKVEGYYKKDLSLTLAKTAHQATVDFFNGKSVKTGQEGPGLKSYLTSLGAKDSSTGTSLVDIINKQFDAVNQQLSTLKPNLSDEIKTNNAAVSLVYTQMQKAVRMLKVDMTTAMSITITYTDNDGD from the coding sequence ATGACAAGAAATAGCTGGAAACGAGTTGGCTTTGTGTGTGTGTTCGTGAGTGCGCTGTGGGCCTGTTCGGGTGGGGGCTCCGATAACCCGGCTCCGGTCACCCCTACTACACCAAGCGATCAGGCAGGCAGCGACCGGAAAGCGATGCTGACCAACATTGCCGACAATATTATTCTGCCCAGTTACGCCAACTTCAAAACCAAGTTTGAGTTGATGCTGACTAAATCGGACGCTTTTGCCGCGAAGCCCGATAAAGCAGCCCTCACCGATTTGCGGCAGGCCTGGGCAGACGCCTACACAGAATGGCAGAAAGTTGAACTGTTCGATGTAGGACCGGCAGAGCAAAACACACTTCGCAACTTCTTTAATATCTACCCAACCAGCGTTACGGGCATTGAAGAATATGTAGCGGCAGGTTCGGGTTCTTTTGATGTTCCAGCCTCTTATCCTAAACAGGGCTTTCCGGCCTTAGATTACCTCATCAACGGCCTTGGCGCTACCGACGATGCCATTGTAGCCCGCTATACCACAGCCGCCGATGCTGCCAAACGGCTTGCTTACCTGAAACGGCTCACGGCGCAAATGAACACCCAGTTTACGACCGTCTACACCGCTTGGACGACCGGCGGTTATCGGGATACATTCATCAATTGCACGGCCCTGAATGCCGGTTGCTCAACCTCTAAACTAGTCAATGGCTTTGTGCTCAACTACGAACGCTACATTCGTTCGGGAAAATTCGGGATTCCATCGGGCGCTATGACCAACGGGACACCAGCCCCCGACAAAGTAGAAGGGTATTACAAAAAAGACCTGTCGCTTACACTGGCCAAAACAGCCCATCAGGCTACGGTTGATTTCTTCAATGGAAAAAGCGTAAAAACAGGACAGGAAGGCCCCGGCCTGAAGTCTTATCTCACGTCACTTGGCGCTAAGGATAGCAGCACGGGCACATCGCTGGTCGACATTATCAACAAGCAGTTCGACGCGGTTAATCAGCAGCTCAGCACGCTAAAGCCCAATTTGTCCGACGAAATCAAAACCAACAATGCAGCCGTCTCGCTGGTGTACACCCAAATGCAGAAAGCGGTACGTATGCTCAAGGTCGACATGACGACGGCGATGAGCATCACCATTACGTACACGGATAACGACGGCGATTAA
- a CDS encoding sialidase family protein, translating to MNYASLIFIVGWLITFTPVPETSVSDPQFVGAVPRLTTDAKGTPLLSWVEKINEKEAAFYVAIAADGQTFGEKIKVKAPANLSTHAEGMPKIAVKADGTFVAVFEVPNPTKESRFAGDLLYTMSADNGKTWSEPKPVHQNTSPGSSHSFSDLTRLPNGEIGVVWLDEKLAGQEGRPVVFAQTTKGKGFGPAVLVDNNACQCCRTNVFVDAKKNIHLTYRDLLPAAKTGEPASRDISTVVSADGGKTFSKPQVVYADHWQVNACPHAGPVVAQLGNDLLMTWFSGKEEAVGLRLAQLGSKKLASSVLSSRAKHPQVATVGDQLVWVWDEAISTDGSGEMGSFVQRIGMRTFAQGKASATTYITPETVNATYPAVLATKHGVLMAYEQKKDNGNSTIVVRTMEGL from the coding sequence ATGAATTACGCATCTCTAATTTTCATTGTTGGCTGGTTGATAACGTTTACGCCAGTCCCGGAAACGTCGGTTTCTGACCCTCAGTTTGTAGGTGCCGTTCCCCGCCTGACAACCGATGCCAAGGGTACTCCGTTACTAAGCTGGGTAGAGAAAATCAACGAAAAAGAAGCCGCTTTTTACGTCGCTATCGCAGCGGATGGACAAACCTTTGGTGAGAAAATCAAGGTAAAAGCGCCCGCTAATCTGTCGACTCATGCGGAAGGTATGCCCAAAATTGCGGTGAAAGCCGACGGTACGTTCGTGGCGGTTTTTGAGGTGCCGAATCCAACGAAGGAGTCACGTTTTGCGGGTGATCTGCTCTATACTATGTCTGCCGATAACGGCAAAACCTGGTCTGAGCCTAAACCCGTTCATCAAAACACGTCGCCCGGTAGTAGCCATTCATTTAGTGACCTGACCCGCCTGCCCAATGGCGAAATTGGCGTGGTTTGGCTCGATGAGAAACTGGCCGGTCAGGAAGGGCGCCCGGTCGTATTCGCGCAAACAACGAAAGGGAAAGGCTTTGGTCCGGCGGTACTGGTCGATAACAATGCCTGTCAATGTTGCCGGACAAACGTGTTTGTCGACGCGAAGAAAAACATTCACCTGACCTACCGCGATCTGTTGCCTGCGGCCAAAACCGGCGAACCAGCTTCCCGCGACATCAGCACGGTTGTGTCGGCCGATGGCGGCAAAACGTTCAGCAAGCCACAGGTAGTCTATGCCGACCATTGGCAGGTCAATGCCTGCCCGCATGCGGGCCCGGTGGTGGCGCAGTTGGGTAATGATCTGTTGATGACCTGGTTCTCGGGAAAAGAAGAGGCCGTTGGTTTGCGGCTGGCGCAGTTGGGCTCAAAAAAGCTGGCGTCGAGTGTGCTCTCCAGCCGGGCAAAACATCCGCAGGTGGCTACTGTTGGCGATCAGCTTGTCTGGGTCTGGGATGAAGCCATCTCGACGGACGGCTCGGGCGAAATGGGCTCCTTCGTGCAGCGAATTGGCATGCGGACTTTCGCCCAGGGGAAGGCCAGTGCTACGACGTACATTACCCCTGAAACGGTTAACGCTACTTATCCGGCAGTGCTCGCTACGAAACACGGCGTACTAATGGCGTATGAACAAAAAAAGGATAACGGAAACTCTACCATTGTGGTACGGACGATGGAAGGGCTGTAG
- a CDS encoding TonB-dependent receptor domain-containing protein, with protein sequence MTTFTVFNFLKSALAVQLSRRERLFSLICLICILPTASVLAQYQLSGRVTHQDSVAVNGCTIYLNNGNRTTLTDSLGQFSFSNLPNGTYVLHTSCPDFKAARQTVRIAGQDQSVVIRVMSRLETLNEVTVTDKQSDFGFTRMRGVENMGIYEGKKSEVIIPDQLVANLSTNNARQIYARVAGLNIWENEGAGLQLSVGGRGLDPNRSSNFNVRQNGYDISADALGYPESYYTPPIEAVGRIQIVRGAASLQYGTQFGGLLNFVMKKPIANRKLELTARQTIGSFGFYNAFTSASGTVGKLSYYTFFQYKKGDGWRPNSHFTNYTAFADIDYRLSENTTLGVDITQMSYLAQQPGGLTDAMFLENPRQSNRERNWFKVNWTMPALHVDHKINANNEVNLRVFGLYAYRYSLGFRPNRVASVDDNSERDLIKGDFQNYGAEARYLKRYYVGKKQAVLLVGTRYYHGYNHSIQGLGSTGKDANFTFVDNEQGIASDYQFPNRNVSLFAENILYIGDKLSITPGVRFEYIHTTADGFYGTVTRDLAGNIIDATRTNEVRTNGRQFVIGGLGLSYKPTAQLDIYGNLSQNYRSITFSDMRIANPSSVIDPNLQDEKGYSLDLGIRSTQTTLYNFDVSAFYLNYNNRIGEVQFYDANDRVLRRRGNIGQAVIMGLEAYAEGDFLRLANPGNPDLSGVLFANVALIHSTYKASEIAGVVGNQVEFVPNVNLKSGVRLGYKNLKASFQYTYLSDQFSDATNSREGGVSAVIGLIPAYSIMDASLSYQFSRFRLEGSLNNLANRAYFTRRATGYPGPGILPSDGRGLYVTIQAKL encoded by the coding sequence ATGACAACATTTACGGTTTTTAATTTTCTTAAGTCAGCGTTAGCAGTTCAATTGTCCCGCAGAGAGCGACTATTTTCGCTGATCTGTCTCATTTGCATCCTCCCAACAGCCAGCGTTCTGGCGCAATACCAGCTTTCGGGCAGGGTAACTCATCAGGATAGTGTTGCCGTAAACGGATGTACAATCTATTTGAACAATGGGAATCGTACTACCCTGACGGATAGCCTCGGCCAATTCAGCTTTTCAAACCTGCCCAATGGCACTTATGTCCTGCACACGAGTTGCCCCGATTTTAAAGCTGCCCGGCAGACGGTACGCATCGCCGGACAGGATCAGTCTGTTGTCATTCGGGTCATGAGTCGGCTGGAGACTTTGAACGAGGTAACCGTTACCGATAAGCAATCGGACTTCGGTTTCACGCGGATGCGGGGCGTTGAGAATATGGGAATTTATGAAGGCAAAAAATCAGAAGTGATCATTCCGGATCAGCTGGTGGCAAACCTGTCGACCAACAACGCCCGTCAGATTTACGCCCGTGTGGCTGGCCTGAATATCTGGGAAAACGAAGGTGCCGGACTTCAACTCAGCGTTGGCGGCCGTGGTCTCGACCCGAACCGAAGTTCGAATTTCAACGTGCGCCAGAATGGCTACGACATCAGCGCCGATGCCCTGGGCTACCCGGAGAGTTATTACACCCCACCGATAGAGGCCGTCGGGCGTATCCAGATCGTGCGGGGAGCGGCTTCCCTTCAGTACGGTACGCAATTTGGCGGACTACTCAATTTTGTCATGAAAAAACCCATTGCCAACCGAAAGCTGGAACTGACGGCCCGCCAGACCATTGGTTCATTTGGGTTTTACAATGCCTTTACCAGCGCCAGTGGCACCGTTGGCAAGCTGAGTTATTACACGTTTTTTCAGTATAAGAAAGGCGATGGCTGGCGGCCAAATTCTCACTTTACGAACTATACAGCCTTTGCTGATATTGACTACCGGCTTTCGGAAAACACGACGCTGGGGGTCGACATCACCCAAATGAGTTATCTGGCGCAGCAACCCGGTGGTCTGACAGATGCCATGTTTCTGGAAAATCCCCGGCAAAGCAACCGGGAACGCAACTGGTTTAAGGTCAACTGGACAATGCCCGCCCTGCATGTCGACCATAAAATCAACGCCAACAATGAAGTCAATTTGCGCGTCTTCGGCCTGTATGCCTATCGGTATTCGCTGGGATTTCGTCCTAACCGTGTGGCCAGTGTTGACGACAACAGTGAGCGCGACCTGATTAAAGGTGATTTTCAGAACTATGGTGCCGAAGCCCGGTACTTAAAACGGTATTATGTGGGCAAAAAACAGGCCGTTTTACTGGTCGGCACTCGGTATTACCACGGCTATAACCACAGTATACAAGGGCTGGGGAGCACGGGAAAAGATGCCAACTTCACGTTTGTCGACAATGAACAGGGCATTGCTTCCGACTACCAGTTTCCGAACCGAAACGTGTCGCTCTTTGCCGAAAACATTCTGTATATAGGCGACAAGCTATCCATTACACCAGGCGTTCGCTTCGAGTACATTCACACAACGGCCGACGGTTTCTACGGCACCGTCACACGCGATCTGGCAGGCAACATCATCGACGCCACCCGCACGAACGAAGTCCGCACCAATGGGCGGCAGTTCGTGATTGGCGGACTTGGCCTTAGTTATAAGCCAACGGCACAACTGGATATTTACGGTAATTTGTCGCAGAATTACCGCTCCATTACATTCAGCGATATGCGGATTGCCAATCCATCGTCGGTTATTGATCCCAATTTGCAGGACGAAAAAGGGTACTCACTTGATCTGGGCATTCGAAGCACCCAAACCACGCTGTACAATTTCGACGTCAGTGCCTTTTACCTCAACTATAACAACCGCATCGGCGAGGTCCAGTTCTACGACGCCAATGACCGCGTTCTCCGTCGCCGGGGCAACATCGGGCAGGCCGTCATTATGGGCCTGGAGGCCTACGCCGAAGGCGATTTCCTGCGGCTGGCCAATCCCGGCAATCCAGATTTAAGCGGGGTTCTGTTTGCTAACGTCGCGCTGATTCACTCGACCTACAAAGCCAGCGAAATTGCCGGGGTTGTCGGCAATCAGGTCGAGTTCGTCCCCAACGTGAACCTGAAAAGTGGTGTCCGGCTGGGGTATAAGAATCTGAAAGCGTCGTTTCAGTACACGTATCTTTCCGATCAATTTTCCGATGCCACCAACTCCCGCGAGGGGGGCGTGTCAGCGGTTATTGGCCTGATTCCGGCTTACTCGATTATGGATGCCAGCCTGTCGTATCAGTTCAGTCGGTTTCGGCTGGAAGGCAGCCTCAACAACCTGGCAAACCGGGCTTACTTCACCCGCCGGGCCACGGGCTATCCGGGACCCGGCATTCTTCCATCCGATGGACGTGGGTTATACGTGACCATTCAGGCGAAGTTGTAA
- a CDS encoding acyl-CoA thioesterase produces the protein MAIDEPQSIDDRIAAAETRIFKAVFPNTTNHYDTLFGGTALQLMDEVAFIAATRFSRKRMVTVSSDKINFTKSIPAGTIIELVGRVEHVGNTSIRIAVEIFVEEMYSMERHQAIHGTFTFVALDEDKKPVRIV, from the coding sequence ATGGCCATTGATGAGCCCCAATCAATAGACGACCGGATTGCAGCCGCTGAAACACGAATCTTCAAAGCAGTTTTTCCGAATACAACCAACCACTACGATACTTTATTCGGCGGTACGGCCCTGCAATTGATGGACGAAGTTGCCTTCATTGCCGCCACCCGATTTTCCCGTAAGCGGATGGTGACCGTCTCTTCCGACAAAATTAATTTTACTAAATCGATTCCGGCCGGTACGATCATTGAATTGGTTGGCCGTGTCGAGCACGTCGGAAATACCAGTATTCGGATCGCTGTCGAGATTTTCGTTGAAGAAATGTATTCAATGGAGCGCCACCAGGCCATTCACGGCACGTTCACGTTTGTTGCGCTTGATGAGGATAAAAAGCCGGTTCGTATTGTCTAA
- a CDS encoding cysteine-rich CWC family protein: protein MSLTSTTKHEHISCPRCQGHFECRVGSINLCQCQTLTLTDDQHRYIRSLYEGCLCADCLLALRTEYNQNSHREKLTQLINGH, encoded by the coding sequence ATGAGTCTTACATCGACCACTAAGCACGAACATATTAGCTGTCCGCGTTGCCAGGGCCACTTCGAGTGCCGCGTAGGCAGCATTAACCTGTGCCAGTGCCAGACGCTTACCCTGACCGACGATCAGCATCGCTACATACGTTCTCTGTATGAGGGTTGTTTGTGCGCTGACTGTCTGCTGGCGTTACGAACCGAATACAACCAAAATTCCCACCGGGAAAAATTAACCCAATTAATAAATGGCCATTGA
- a CDS encoding TonB-dependent receptor — MTIFKILITIGLWVGITLSASAQARHQGLVFDAQTKEPLPGVTVLFPDGRGTSTDANGHFWPLSNTTKVIVSAVGYRKQEVSLLAGQSTRIALEQAVEDLQTVVVTANREAALRTETPIAISKLSARLINETKPTSIYEVINKTPGVLMVNLNNEQHMMAIRQPMTTNAYFLYMEDGVPIRPMGVFNHNALLEMNQFTVSSIEVVKGPVSSIYGPEAVGGAVNFITQRPTAVPTVRIGVQADQWGYQRVQVGAGATQGQFGIYVGGFVSRQRNAWLASSDYDKSSYFTRLEYAFTTKTRLTGTLSYNNYNSQTSGSVDSTAFFARQYVSTTDFTYRKTVSMRNRLTLEHDWANGSQSFLTVFVRNNTVAQNPAYSIRWTTGATTATGQINSNDFKSYGFIAQHTQRLSFLNSKLIAGATLDLSPNTYLAYQTNLTAQLRADKKSVETYTQIAERPDIQLANYQADIHNTAAYVQYDFEPLPKVRVSAGLRYDRMAFDYTNALDKSSGGKDYSQLTPKVGATFALSNNMGLYANYAKGFSPPALTAIFLKRTTPTTTGDLFYYNLQPAKFDNIEIGGWASLLKNKVYVDAALYQMKGTNELLNIRQPDNSTDYQSAGRTLHRGVEVGITYRPSKQVFFRFGGTHAVHQFVEFTLSQRSSDAVQNVNGKDMPSAPRTLWNTELSYYPAWLKNFRTSVEWQHVAGWYQNQTNTVRYDGYDFANVRMGYQWRGIEVFSNVLNATNALFATNATRGNNATDRTTYTPAAPRTIVVGVQYTFSGK, encoded by the coding sequence ATGACTATTTTTAAGATCCTCATAACCATTGGGTTATGGGTTGGTATTACCTTGAGTGCGTCGGCACAAGCTAGGCATCAGGGCCTTGTGTTCGATGCCCAGACCAAAGAGCCGTTGCCGGGTGTAACGGTGTTGTTTCCCGATGGTAGGGGGACCAGTACGGATGCCAACGGACACTTTTGGCCATTGAGCAACACTACGAAGGTGATTGTATCAGCGGTTGGGTATCGGAAACAGGAAGTTAGCTTACTGGCTGGTCAGTCTACTCGTATCGCCCTCGAACAGGCAGTAGAAGACCTGCAAACGGTCGTTGTAACGGCCAATCGCGAGGCTGCATTGCGTACCGAAACACCCATCGCCATTTCCAAATTATCGGCCAGGCTGATCAACGAGACCAAGCCGACAAGTATCTACGAAGTCATCAACAAAACACCCGGCGTGCTCATGGTGAATCTCAATAATGAGCAGCACATGATGGCCATTCGCCAACCGATGACCACCAACGCGTATTTTCTGTACATGGAGGATGGAGTTCCCATCCGGCCAATGGGCGTGTTCAATCACAACGCGCTGCTCGAAATGAATCAGTTTACGGTGAGCTCCATTGAGGTGGTCAAGGGGCCCGTCTCGTCAATTTATGGGCCGGAAGCGGTAGGTGGCGCTGTGAATTTTATCACCCAGCGGCCAACAGCCGTACCTACGGTGCGTATTGGAGTTCAGGCCGATCAGTGGGGCTACCAGCGCGTGCAGGTTGGGGCGGGTGCCACACAGGGTCAATTTGGTATCTACGTTGGGGGCTTTGTTTCGCGGCAGCGCAACGCCTGGCTGGCCAGTTCCGACTACGACAAGTCCTCGTATTTTACCCGGCTCGAATACGCATTCACAACCAAAACGCGGTTAACGGGCACCCTTTCGTATAATAACTACAATTCGCAGACCAGCGGCAGTGTCGACAGTACTGCGTTTTTTGCCCGACAATACGTCAGCACCACCGATTTTACGTATCGAAAAACGGTCTCTATGCGTAATCGGCTAACGCTGGAACATGACTGGGCAAACGGGTCGCAATCGTTCCTGACGGTCTTTGTTCGGAACAACACGGTTGCTCAAAACCCAGCCTATTCGATCCGATGGACAACAGGCGCGACGACGGCTACGGGGCAGATCAACAGCAACGATTTCAAGAGCTATGGCTTCATTGCCCAGCATACCCAACGGCTTAGTTTTCTGAATAGTAAACTCATTGCCGGGGCTACCCTCGATCTATCGCCCAACACGTACCTGGCTTACCAGACCAATTTGACGGCACAATTGCGAGCCGACAAGAAGTCAGTGGAGACGTATACGCAGATCGCTGAACGGCCTGATATCCAGTTAGCCAATTATCAGGCAGATATTCATAATACGGCGGCCTACGTGCAGTATGATTTCGAACCGTTGCCCAAAGTACGGGTATCGGCTGGCCTGCGTTATGACCGTATGGCTTTCGATTATACCAACGCGCTGGACAAAAGTTCGGGCGGGAAAGATTACAGCCAGCTAACGCCTAAAGTCGGGGCAACTTTTGCGTTGAGCAACAATATGGGCCTGTATGCCAACTACGCAAAAGGCTTTTCGCCCCCCGCGCTCACGGCAATTTTTCTCAAGCGTACAACGCCAACAACTACCGGCGATTTGTTCTACTACAACCTTCAGCCCGCCAAATTCGACAATATAGAGATTGGCGGCTGGGCTTCGCTGCTGAAGAATAAAGTATATGTAGATGCCGCGCTCTATCAGATGAAGGGCACAAATGAGCTCCTCAATATCCGCCAGCCCGACAACTCAACCGACTACCAATCGGCCGGTCGAACGCTCCACCGGGGCGTTGAAGTCGGGATTACGTACCGACCGTCGAAGCAGGTATTTTTTCGGTTTGGTGGTACGCATGCCGTACACCAGTTTGTCGAGTTTACGCTGAGTCAGCGGTCGTCAGATGCCGTACAAAATGTGAATGGGAAAGACATGCCATCGGCTCCGCGAACGCTCTGGAATACCGAACTGAGCTATTATCCCGCCTGGCTTAAGAATTTCCGGACGTCGGTTGAGTGGCAGCATGTGGCTGGCTGGTACCAGAATCAGACCAATACGGTTCGGTACGATGGCTATGACTTTGCCAATGTCCGCATGGGTTATCAGTGGAGAGGAATTGAGGTATTTTCCAACGTTCTGAACGCCACGAACGCCCTTTTTGCCACCAACGCCACAAGAGGAAACAACGCCACCGACCGAACCACCTACACCCCGGCGGCCCCGCGTACGATTGTGGTTGGGGTGCAGTATACTTTTTCAGGAAAATAA